A single genomic interval of Flectobacillus major DSM 103 harbors:
- a CDS encoding helix-turn-helix domain-containing protein, whose amino-acid sequence MKAENENQKRASITYSCYYKQSREGEQFVADHVLNYQITGTSFLSDGNSQYESEEGTFRFIRRNQLLKFSKHPPADGEYQSLSIFFTQETLKSFSLAYEVLSEQKPHEQFIFSLQTNSLLESYVNSLLTYRQSTILGNAQMVDIKLHEGILLLLQTNPALKDILFDFNDPHKIDLESFMNKNYHFNVHLERFAYLTGRSLATFKRDFEKVFGVSPRHWLQQKRLKEAYYLIHEKGKIASDIYLDLGFEDLSHFSFAFKKAYGVAPTKLISIQDKSLHSPN is encoded by the coding sequence ATGAAAGCGGAAAACGAAAATCAAAAACGTGCGAGTATTACCTATTCTTGCTATTACAAACAAAGCAGAGAAGGTGAGCAGTTTGTGGCTGACCATGTATTAAATTATCAAATTACAGGTACTTCTTTTCTTAGCGACGGAAATAGCCAGTATGAATCGGAGGAAGGAACTTTTCGTTTTATCAGACGCAATCAACTCCTAAAATTCAGCAAACATCCTCCTGCTGATGGCGAGTACCAATCCTTGAGTATTTTCTTTACGCAAGAAACTTTAAAAAGTTTTAGTTTAGCCTACGAAGTACTCTCTGAACAAAAGCCACACGAGCAGTTTATATTTAGCTTACAAACCAATTCGCTACTCGAAAGCTATGTCAATTCTTTACTGACCTATCGCCAAAGTACCATTTTGGGAAATGCCCAAATGGTTGATATAAAACTACATGAAGGAATTTTGCTACTATTACAAACCAATCCAGCCTTAAAGGATATTTTATTTGATTTTAATGACCCACACAAAATTGATTTGGAGTCATTCATGAATAAAAACTATCATTTCAATGTTCACTTAGAACGTTTTGCCTATCTTACTGGTAGAAGTCTGGCGACTTTTAAAAGAGATTTTGAGAAAGTATTTGGTGTTTCTCCAAGGCATTGGTTACAACAAAAACGCCTAAAAGAAGCCTATTATCTTATCCATGAAAAGGGGAAAATAGCCTCAGACATTTACCTCGATTTAGGCTTTGAAGACTTATCCCATTTCTCTTTTGCCTTTAAAAAAGCGTATGGAGTTGCTCCCACTAAACTAATATCCATTCAAGACAAGAGCCTTCATTCTCCAAACTAA
- a CDS encoding oxidoreductase, with product MTKVWFITGSSKGLGKSLALEALTNGDNVVATARNVSQLNDLVVQFPNQVLALPLDVSNKTQIDTAVAEAVNHFGKIDVLVNNAGFGITGAAEAFTDEQVRSQLEVNLYAPIEITRVVLPIMRKQRSGRILQISSIGGRVGNPGLTMYQAAKFGLAGFTEALSKEVAPLGIKVTSIEPGGFRTDWAGASMSFAEDIEGYESTVGGMKGYILSGKYVPVGDPAKAAKVMFELASHPEPPVHLVLGSEATAILRSADENRKAEFEKWLAVSNSTDHDEAENIFETEEGKKFLSSKGIIEKA from the coding sequence ATGACAAAGGTTTGGTTTATTACAGGTAGCTCAAAAGGTTTAGGCAAAAGCCTTGCTTTAGAAGCACTAACAAACGGTGATAACGTAGTTGCCACCGCAAGAAATGTTTCACAACTAAATGATTTGGTAGTGCAATTCCCGAATCAAGTATTGGCTCTTCCGCTGGATGTAAGCAACAAGACCCAGATTGACACTGCCGTTGCAGAAGCAGTAAATCATTTTGGTAAAATTGACGTATTGGTCAATAATGCAGGATTTGGTATCACGGGTGCAGCCGAGGCATTCACTGATGAACAAGTTCGTAGTCAGTTAGAAGTAAACTTATACGCTCCTATCGAAATCACTCGTGTTGTTTTACCTATTATGCGTAAACAACGCTCTGGACGCATCCTTCAAATTAGTTCTATTGGTGGGCGTGTTGGCAACCCAGGGCTAACCATGTATCAAGCCGCTAAATTTGGTTTGGCTGGTTTTACCGAAGCACTAAGCAAAGAAGTAGCACCTCTGGGCATCAAAGTAACGTCTATTGAACCGGGTGGTTTTCGTACCGACTGGGCAGGCGCATCCATGAGCTTTGCCGAAGATATAGAGGGTTATGAAAGTACTGTTGGTGGTATGAAAGGATACATTTTATCAGGGAAATATGTACCTGTGGGAGACCCAGCCAAAGCTGCCAAAGTAATGTTTGAACTGGCATCACATCCAGAACCACCTGTGCATTTGGTATTGGGAAGCGAGGCAACGGCTATTTTAAGAAGTGCTGATGAAAACAGAAAAGCTGAGTTTGAAAAATGGCTTGCCGTAAGTAACTCTACCGACCACGACGAAGCGGAAAATATCTTTGAAACAGAAGAAGGTAAAAAGTTTTTGAGCAGTAAAGGAATTATTGAAAAAGCATAA
- a CDS encoding SDR family NAD(P)-dependent oxidoreductase has protein sequence MSKTIFITGASRGFGKLWTEAFLKRGDKVAATSRNISGLQYLVEQYGEQFLPIALDITDRNASIEAVYKAKTHFGGLDVVINNAGYGVFGAIEEVAEDDVKDVFNTNVFGTLWVTQAALPIFREQGHGHIIQLSSVLGIWTLPTLGIYNATKFAVEGLTESLASEVKGLGIHVTLIEPNGYATDFGGSSAVQSKAIEAYNEVKAGLATTEGLLPEDYGKPEATVPAILKLIDSQNPPLRLFLGKVGYQKTQRVYAEKLQTWKEWNDVSVEAHG, from the coding sequence ATGAGCAAGACAATTTTCATTACAGGAGCATCAAGAGGATTTGGAAAACTTTGGACAGAAGCATTTTTGAAACGTGGCGACAAAGTAGCTGCAACTTCACGCAATATCAGCGGATTACAATATTTGGTAGAGCAATACGGAGAACAATTTTTACCGATTGCATTAGATATTACAGACAGAAACGCCAGCATCGAAGCAGTATATAAAGCTAAAACGCATTTCGGCGGACTCGATGTAGTCATTAACAATGCGGGCTATGGCGTATTTGGAGCAATCGAAGAAGTAGCAGAAGACGATGTGAAGGATGTTTTTAATACCAATGTCTTTGGTACTCTTTGGGTTACTCAGGCGGCTTTGCCCATTTTCAGAGAACAAGGACACGGACATATCATTCAGCTTTCAAGCGTATTAGGTATTTGGACATTGCCAACTTTGGGTATTTATAACGCCACAAAATTTGCGGTAGAAGGCTTAACAGAATCTTTGGCAAGTGAAGTAAAAGGTTTGGGTATTCATGTAACCTTGATAGAACCAAACGGCTATGCAACTGACTTTGGTGGAAGTTCGGCAGTTCAGAGTAAGGCTATCGAAGCTTATAATGAAGTAAAAGCAGGATTAGCGACTACCGAAGGCTTATTACCAGAAGATTACGGCAAACCAGAAGCCACAGTTCCTGCTATTTTAAAATTAATTGACAGCCAAAATCCTCCATTACGCCTTTTCCTAGGAAAAGTAGGTTATCAGAAAACCCAAAGAGTGTATGCCGAGAAACTTCAAACTTGGAAAGAGTGGAATGATGTTTCGGTAGAAGCTCACGGGTAA
- a CDS encoding carboxymuconolactone decarboxylase family protein, which yields MKTIQVPANEALSTLSQSILAQVQKKMGKVPNLYATIGYSGQALKGMLDFEATLSQDSSFTGKEKEAINLIVSQVNNCDYCLSAHTMLAQLKGFSKEDTLAIRKGTVSDSKLSAIISLAASIANNKGNASEEALEQFFEVGYDEKALIELIGLITLRTFTNYVYANTKIPVDFPAIESIA from the coding sequence ATGAAAACGATTCAAGTTCCTGCTAATGAGGCATTAAGTACCTTATCTCAATCAATTTTAGCACAGGTACAGAAAAAAATGGGCAAAGTTCCCAATTTATACGCCACCATCGGGTATTCGGGTCAAGCCCTTAAAGGAATGCTTGATTTTGAAGCTACACTTTCTCAGGATTCCTCTTTTACGGGAAAAGAAAAAGAAGCTATCAACCTGATAGTTTCGCAAGTGAACAATTGTGATTACTGTTTGTCAGCACATACGATGTTGGCTCAGTTGAAAGGTTTTAGCAAAGAAGATACCCTTGCCATTAGAAAAGGTACAGTAAGCGACTCAAAACTAAGTGCTATTATTTCTTTAGCAGCATCTATTGCCAACAACAAAGGAAACGCCAGTGAAGAAGCTTTGGAGCAATTTTTTGAGGTAGGTTACGACGAAAAAGCCCTTATTGAGCTTATCGGATTAATCACTTTAAGAACATTTACTAATTATGTATATGCCAATACGAAAATTCCTGTAGACTTTCCTGCGATTGAATCAATTGCATAG
- a CDS encoding fimbrial biogenesis chaperone, producing the protein MTVSMKIRKYIFTVVVILLLSNIPLFAQDGIMVGPSRIYYKVGVGGTGTQKVTVTNPSDKAMDVGIAINDWAYNANGDNLSFNPGTQPTTCADWIQILPGAFFTLQAKEKKEVSIMLNVPKNVNNDIPVHTAMLYFTQLTPVDSKTPSGTMMKVSMRIGIKLYHSFSQQEERDIDITDFKDVADSTKASAGRLELAFQNKSKVWVEGKVNWELLNTQTGEKQKLEDLNFYSLPGDNRILKQPLPAKLAKGKYMATAIVNYGNKDELKIAELEFVR; encoded by the coding sequence ATGACAGTTTCTATGAAAATCAGAAAATACATTTTTACAGTTGTTGTAATTCTGCTGTTATCCAATATCCCGCTTTTTGCCCAAGATGGTATCATGGTTGGCCCTAGCAGAATATACTATAAAGTTGGGGTTGGGGGCACAGGTACGCAAAAAGTAACGGTAACTAATCCAAGTGATAAAGCCATGGATGTTGGTATTGCTATCAACGATTGGGCTTATAATGCTAATGGTGATAATCTTAGCTTTAATCCGGGTACACAACCAACTACTTGTGCAGATTGGATTCAGATTTTGCCAGGGGCTTTTTTTACTTTACAAGCAAAAGAAAAAAAAGAAGTCAGCATTATGCTCAATGTGCCAAAAAATGTCAATAATGATATTCCTGTTCATACGGCGATGCTGTATTTTACCCAATTGACCCCTGTCGATAGCAAAACTCCTAGTGGTACAATGATGAAAGTAAGTATGCGTATAGGCATAAAATTGTATCATTCATTTAGTCAACAAGAAGAACGAGACATTGATATTACCGATTTTAAGGATGTGGCAGACAGCACCAAAGCCAGTGCTGGTCGTTTGGAATTAGCTTTTCAAAATAAAAGTAAAGTTTGGGTGGAAGGTAAAGTAAATTGGGAGTTACTGAATACACAAACAGGCGAAAAACAAAAGCTTGAAGATTTAAACTTTTATTCGTTGCCAGGCGACAACCGTATCTTAAAACAACCCTTACCCGCAAAACTAGCCAAAGGGAAATATATGGCTACAGCCATCGTCAACTACGGGAATAAAGATGAATTGAAAATAGCCGAACTTGAATTTGTAAGATAG
- a CDS encoding oxidoreductase, producing MSKTIFITGASRGFGKLWAEAFLKRGDKVAATARNIAALDDLVSTYGDNILPVQLDVNNRQEVTNAVSQVVSHFGGIDILINNAGYGLFGTVEETTEQQARDQMETNFFGLLWVTQAVLPIMRQQKSGHIIQVSSFLGLTTLPMLGLYNASKFAVEGLSETIASEVAHLGIKFTLIEPNGFATEWAGASAIQTTDSIEDYAPVRAAFAASGENPATWGKPAATVEAILKVVNSENPPQRLLLGKIAYHVVNQVYKNRLEEIEAWKEVSIAAHGH from the coding sequence ATGAGCAAGACAATTTTTATCACAGGGGCATCAAGAGGATTTGGAAAACTTTGGGCAGAAGCATTTTTGAAACGTGGCGATAAAGTAGCCGCAACAGCCCGCAACATCGCTGCTTTAGACGACCTTGTAAGTACCTATGGCGATAATATTTTACCCGTACAATTAGATGTAAACAACCGTCAAGAAGTAACCAATGCTGTGAGTCAAGTAGTTAGCCATTTTGGAGGCATTGATATTTTAATTAACAATGCTGGTTATGGTTTATTCGGTACAGTAGAAGAAACGACCGAGCAACAAGCCAGAGACCAAATGGAAACTAATTTCTTTGGACTTTTGTGGGTGACACAAGCAGTTTTGCCCATTATGCGTCAACAAAAAAGTGGACATATTATTCAAGTATCCAGCTTTTTGGGACTTACGACTTTGCCAATGTTGGGATTGTACAATGCTTCAAAATTTGCCGTAGAAGGACTTAGCGAGACCATTGCTTCGGAAGTAGCTCATTTAGGAATCAAATTTACACTCATTGAACCAAACGGTTTTGCCACAGAATGGGCAGGAGCTTCGGCTATTCAAACTACCGACAGTATCGAAGATTATGCACCAGTACGTGCAGCCTTTGCAGCCTCTGGCGAAAATCCAGCCACTTGGGGAAAACCAGCAGCTACCGTAGAAGCCATTTTGAAAGTAGTCAACAGCGAAAATCCACCACAAAGATTACTACTGGGCAAAATCGCTTACCATGTTGTGAATCAAGTATATAAAAATCGCCTTGAAGAAATTGAAGCTTGGAAAGAGGTAAGTATTGCTGCACATGGACATTAA